One window of the Camelina sativa cultivar DH55 chromosome 1, Cs, whole genome shotgun sequence genome contains the following:
- the LOC104710354 gene encoding early nodulin-like protein 3: MATTMKKIFLFVLLVITTFTVLFGSCSATVYTVGDSAGWIAKEGFYHEWAKEKVFYVGDSLVIKYDPHVNDVTQVWGALELEFCDTFSPKAVYRTGHDVVTFTEPGDHYFISSNQAQCILGQRLDVLVVHDPSRPIPPPPPSKILPSGEIYRVGDSKAWSVPEDNDYYNKWSEDKLFHVGDSLLFEYNNEINDVLEISGDLEFITCDPTSRVAVHKTGHDLVTLTKPGVHYFISSETGHCAAGLKLRVVVQASSCGWTITQSCYFH, translated from the coding sequence ATGGCCACAACAATGAAGAAGATCTTCCTCTTCGTGCTGCTGGTGATAACAACCTTCACGGTTCTCTTTGGTTCTTGTTCGGCTACTGTCTACACCGTTGGAGACTCGGCTGGATGGATTGCCAAAGAAGGCTTCTATCACGAATGGGCCAAGGAAAAGGTGTTTTACGTAGGAGACTCTTTGGTCATCAAATACGATCCCCACGTCAACGACGTTACTCAAGTTTGGGGAGCTTTAGAATTAGAATTTTGCGATACTTTTTCTCCTAAAGCCGTCTACAGGACAGGACATGATGTAGTAACCTTCACGGAACCCGGAGATCACTACTTCATCAGCTCAAATCAAGCTCAATGCATACTTGGACAGAGGCTCGACGTTCTTGTTGTTCATGACCCGTCACGTCCtattcctccaccaccaccgagcaAGATCCTTCCTTCCGGGGAAATCTACAGGGTCGGTGACTCTAAAGCATGGAGCGTTCCTGAAGACAATGACTACTATAACAAGTGGAGTGAGGATAAATTGTTTCATGTGGGAGATAGTCTACTTTTCGAATACAACAACGAAATAAACGACGTCTTAGAGATTAGCGGTGACCTTGAATTCATAACCTGCGACCCGACTTCTCGCGTAGCCGTGCACAAGACGGGCCATGATCTCGTTACGCTCACCAAACCAGGAGTTCACTATTTCATTAGCTCAGAGACGGGTCACTGCGCGGCTGGGCTTAAGCTTCGAGTTGTGGTNCAAGCTTCGAGTTGTGGTTGGACCATTACCCAAAGCTGTTACTTTCACTGA
- the LOC104700431 gene encoding GATA transcription factor 20-like, producing MMGYQTNPSFSMFFSSENDDQNQYNYDPYNDLSSSTSVDCTLSLGTPSTRLDDHRRFSSAGSNNISGDFYFHGGNAKTASYKKGGGDHSLPRRCASCDTTSTPLWRNGPKGPKSLCNACGIRFKKEERRATARNLTIAGGGSSAAEIPVENPYNGGGSYYSHHHHYASSSPSWAHQNTQRVPYFSPAPEMEYPYVEDATAASFMSWN from the exons ATGATGGGATACCAAACAAACCCTAGTTTCTCAATGTTTTTCTCCTCTGAAAATGACGACCAAAACCAATACAATTACGATCCTTACAATGATCTCTCTTCATCAACTTCTGTTGATTGCACTCTCTCACTTGGAACACCCTCTACTCGTCTTGACGACCACCGTAGATTCTCTTCTGCTGGTTCTAACAACATCTCCGGAGACTTCTACTTTCACGGAGGGAACGCCAAGACTGCATCGTACAAGAAGGGTGGTGGTGATCATAGCCTACCTCGCCGTTGTGCTAGCTGCGACACCACTTCAACTCCTCTATGGAGAAACGGACCAAAAGGACCTaag TCGTTATGTAATGCTTGTGGAATCCGattcaagaaggaggagaggCGTGCAACGGCCAGAAACTTAACGATCGCCGGTGGAGGTTCATCGGCGGCAGAAATTCCGGTAGAGAATCCGTACAACGGAGGTGGAAGCTATtatagtcatcatcatcactatgcATCGTCGTCGCCGTCGTGGGCTCATCAGAATACACAGAGAGTTCCTTATTTCTCACCGGCGCCAGAAATGGAATATCCCTACGTGGAAGACGCCACGGCTGCTTCGTTTATGTCTTGGAATTGA
- the LOC109126027 gene encoding uncharacterized protein LOC109126027, whose product MEAKFFRFLKIVGVGYKARAEEAGRFLYLKLGYSHEVELAVPPAVRVFCFKNNVVCCTGIDKQRVHQFAATVRSCKPPEPYKGKGIMYIDEVVKKKQGKKSK is encoded by the coding sequence ATGGAAGCCAAGTTTTTTCGGTTCTTGAAGATAGTTGGAGTTGGATACAAAGCCAGAGCAGAGGAAGCAGGACGTTTCTTATACCTCAAATTGGGTTACAGTCACGAAGTCGAGCTTGCGGTTCCTCCCGCGGTTCGGGTCTTCTGTTTTAAGAACAATGTGGTTTGCTGCACCGGAATCGACAAGCAAAGAGTGCATCAGTTTGCTGCAACAGTAAGGAGTTGCAAACCTCCTGAACCTTATAAGGGCAAAGGCATAATGTACATTGACGAAGTTGTCAAGAAGAAGCAAGGAAAGAAGTCGaaatga
- the LOC104700452 gene encoding ADP-ribosylation factor-like protein 2 has protein sequence MGLLSIIRKIKKKEKEMRILMVGLDNSGKTTIVLKINGEDTSVISPTLGFNIKTIVYQKYTLNIWDVGGQKTIRSYWRNYFEQTDGLVWVVDSSDLRRLDDCKMELDNLLKEERLAGSSLLILANKQDIQGALTPDEIGKVLNLESMDKSRHWKIVGCSAYTGEGLLEGFDWLVQDIASRIYMLD, from the exons ATGGGACTGTTAAGCATAATCaggaagatcaagaagaaagagaaggagatgcgTATTCTTATGGT tgGACTTGATAACTCTGGGAAGACGACGATTGTACTGAAAATAAACGGAGAAGACACAAGTGTGATTAGTCCAACTCTTGGATTCAACATCAAAACCATTGTTTACCAAAA GTATACGCTTAATATATGGGATGTTGGTGGGCAAAAGACTATAAGATCGTATTGGAGGAACTACTTTGAGCAGACTGATGGGTTGGTTTGGGTGGTTGATAGTTCTGATCTTAGGAGGTTAGATGATTGTAAGATGGAACTTGACAATCTCTTGAAGGAAGAG AGGCTAGCTGGGTCATCTTTGCTGATACTAGCAAATAAGCAGGATATTCAAGGTGCACTTACTCCTGATGAAATTGGCAAA GTGCTAAACTTGGAGTCCATGGATAAAAGCCGGCACTGGAAAATCGTGGGTTGCAGCGCATACACGGGTGAAGGTTTGTTGGAGGGTTTCGATTGGTTGGTTCAAGACATTGCCTCCAGGATTTACATGCTTGACtaa